The following are encoded together in the Candidatus Methylomirabilis oxygeniifera genome:
- a CDS encoding conserved protein of unknown function (Evidence 4 : Homologs of previously reported genes of unknown function): MNSSSPVVSVITATYNWSSVLCYAIQSVLWQTCQDLEMLIIGDGCTDDSEEVVASFRDPRLRWHNLPHNSGSQSTPNNVGLGLARGRYVAYLGHDDVWYPTHLDMLTKAAQETDADLAYSLAVMIGPPGSGVRVLTGLSGSGRYERGMGLPPSSVLHTRELVDRIGGWKDYRTLRLPPDREFILRAYDHGVRFTAVHALTAFKFNSAWRRNSYQDKPSHEQAEYVRRIREDKNFLADELLEIAAAYALNRPRSPIAVLPRSIVNLMPPGWQVNRWRRIRGL; encoded by the coding sequence ATGAATTCATCCTCGCCCGTGGTTAGCGTCATCACTGCTACGTACAATTGGAGCAGTGTCCTGTGCTACGCCATTCAGAGCGTCTTGTGGCAAACCTGCCAGGACCTCGAGATGCTGATCATCGGCGATGGGTGCACCGATGATTCCGAAGAGGTTGTTGCATCGTTCCGCGATCCCCGTCTGCGGTGGCACAACCTCCCGCATAATTCTGGTAGCCAATCTACCCCAAACAACGTCGGTCTGGGGCTGGCGCGCGGCAGATACGTTGCATATCTCGGACACGATGATGTGTGGTATCCCACCCACCTGGACATGCTCACAAAGGCAGCGCAGGAGACGGATGCAGACCTGGCCTATTCCTTAGCGGTCATGATCGGACCTCCCGGCAGCGGGGTGCGCGTGTTAACGGGACTGTCCGGTTCAGGCCGCTATGAACGGGGTATGGGCCTTCCACCCTCGTCGGTTCTCCACACACGCGAACTGGTCGATCGGATCGGCGGCTGGAAGGACTACCGGACCCTACGCCTACCGCCGGACCGTGAGTTCATCCTTCGTGCCTACGATCACGGGGTCCGCTTCACCGCCGTTCATGCCCTCACCGCGTTCAAATTCAACTCGGCATGGCGTCGCAACTCATACCAGGACAAGCCGTCGCATGAGCAGGCCGAATATGTCCGCCGTATTCGGGAGGATAAGAACTTCCTGGCCGATGAGTTACTGGAGATTGCAGCCGCCTATGCCCTTAATCGGCCTCGTTCGCCGATTGCGGTCCTACCACGGAGCATAGTCAACCTGATGCCCCCCGGCTGGCAGGTGAACCGGTGGCGTCGGATCCGCGGACTGTAA
- a CDS encoding protein of unknown function (Evidence 5 : No homology to any previously reported sequences), whose protein sequence is MGRLYLTRSPAFKTISALFLLVGTAYCESDTMRLSLNVHSDKFNRRMTDLYTRGIERNESWIPCKGNESW, encoded by the coding sequence ATGGGGAGGTTGTACTTGACACGCTCTCCTGCTTTTAAGACAATATCGGCATTGTTTTTGCTTGTGGGAACGGCTTATTGTGAATCTGATACCATGAGACTGAGCCTGAACGTCCATTCCGATAAGTTCAACCGTAGAATGACTGATCTCTATACGAGGGGGATCGAAAGGAACGAGTCATGGATTCCCTGCAAGGGAAACGAATCCTGGTGA
- the fcl gene encoding bifunctional GDP-fucose synthetase: GDP-4-dehydro-6-deoxy-D-mannose epimerase; GDP-4-dehydro-6-L-deoxygalactose reductase (Evidence 2b : Function of strongly homologous gene; PubMedId : 9862812; Product type e : enzyme), whose amino-acid sequence MDSLQGKRILVTGGAGFLGSQVVQKLRTRGAGELCIPRSTQYDLTSEQKIIEVLRSFAPDIIIHLAAVVGGIGANRERPGEFFYKNLMMGVQLMEQARLHRVKKFVATGTICAYPKFAPIPFKEEDLWDGYPEETNAPYGLAKKMLLVQAQAYRDQYGFNAIYLLPVNLYGPMDNFDPASSHVIPALIKKCCDAISAGQQEIIVWGTGKATREFLYVEDAAEGIVLATERYNKPDPVNLGVGFEISIYDLVHLIAKLTGFTGTVTWDTTKPDGQPRRCLDTSRAEQAFGFRATTAFEEGLRRTIDWYRQIHLVD is encoded by the coding sequence ATGGATTCCCTGCAAGGGAAACGAATCCTGGTGACGGGAGGCGCCGGGTTCCTCGGCTCTCAGGTAGTGCAAAAGCTGAGGACGCGAGGAGCTGGGGAGCTGTGTATCCCCCGGAGTACCCAATACGATCTCACGAGCGAGCAGAAGATTATCGAGGTGTTGAGAAGTTTCGCACCCGACATCATCATCCATCTGGCCGCCGTGGTGGGAGGAATCGGAGCCAACCGAGAGCGGCCCGGCGAGTTCTTTTACAAGAACCTGATGATGGGGGTTCAGCTCATGGAGCAGGCTCGCCTCCACCGCGTCAAAAAGTTTGTCGCGACAGGAACGATCTGCGCCTACCCGAAATTCGCTCCGATCCCGTTTAAGGAAGAAGACCTCTGGGACGGTTATCCGGAAGAGACCAACGCACCCTACGGGTTGGCCAAGAAGATGCTCCTGGTTCAGGCGCAGGCGTACCGGGATCAGTACGGCTTCAACGCCATCTACCTGCTCCCTGTCAATCTGTATGGCCCCATGGATAACTTCGACCCCGCGTCATCGCATGTGATCCCGGCCCTTATTAAGAAATGTTGTGATGCCATCAGCGCCGGTCAGCAAGAGATTATCGTCTGGGGGACGGGAAAGGCTACGCGGGAATTTCTGTACGTCGAGGATGCCGCCGAAGGGATCGTCTTGGCTACCGAGCGGTATAACAAGCCTGACCCGGTGAATTTGGGGGTCGGCTTCGAGATCTCGATTTATGATCTGGTCCATCTCATCGCCAAACTAACCGGCTTCACCGGGACTGTTACCTGGGACACGACCAAGCCGGACGGCCAGCCGCGCCGATGCCTGGATACTTCCAGGGCCGAGCAAGCGTTCGGGTTTAGAGCCACGACGGCGTTCGAGGAAGGGCTGAGGCGAACCATCGATTGGTATCGGCAGATTCATCTCGTGGATTAG
- a CDS encoding DNA polymerase, beta domain protein region has protein sequence MIHKALLPQDVEERLRSLGPALQQCSGVLFAYLFGGATVLPLKPLSDVDVAVYLDESVDPVEGRLEAVGVVAAHLGTDEVDLVVLNTAQTALTGRILQTRRVIVDRDPFRRHRFESLALREFFDFRLFEHRLLTRRYGSG, from the coding sequence ATGATTCATAAGGCGTTGCTCCCCCAAGATGTTGAGGAGCGGCTACGCTCCCTTGGCCCGGCGCTACAACAATGCTCTGGTGTCCTCTTCGCCTACCTGTTTGGCGGGGCGACGGTTTTACCTCTCAAGCCCCTGAGTGACGTGGACGTAGCCGTCTATCTGGATGAATCGGTCGATCCGGTCGAGGGGCGGTTGGAGGCCGTGGGAGTTGTTGCCGCTCACTTAGGAACCGACGAGGTAGATCTGGTGGTCCTCAATACCGCGCAAACAGCCCTCACGGGGCGGATTCTCCAGACCCGACGGGTCATCGTCGATCGCGATCCGTTCCGCCGCCACCGCTTCGAGTCCCTCGCCCTCCGGGAATTCTTCGACTTTCGTCTATTTGAGCATCGCCTCCTCACGAGGAGATATGGGAGTGGTTGA
- a CDS encoding conserved protein of unknown function (Evidence 4 : Homologs of previously reported genes of unknown function) — translation MAIEVCVDIANHIIADRGLRVPATYAETFEVLGEAGLLDTAQREAMIRMCKFRNVIIHDYTRVDPTIVVQILREHLEDFPRFKAAALKWI, via the coding sequence ATGGCGATCGAGGTGTGCGTGGATATCGCCAACCACATCATCGCCGATCGAGGGCTTCGGGTTCCGGCAACGTATGCCGAGACCTTTGAAGTCCTTGGCGAGGCCGGGCTCTTGGATACCGCACAGCGAGAGGCCATGATTCGCATGTGCAAGTTCCGTAATGTGATCATCCACGACTATACGCGGGTAGACCCCACGATTGTCGTGCAGATCCTGCGTGAGCATCTCGAAGATTTCCCCCGGTTCAAGGCAGCCGCATTGAAGTGGATATAG
- a CDS encoding putative HEPN domain protein (Evidence 3 : Function proposed based on presence of conserved amino acid motif, structural feature or limited homology): MRRAPREEGARWLQQAVEDLRWAEDLAERGGSYRLLPGPADRRKGPQGVPYGYYIPTRYPNSIPDSIPAHIFTRDAAGE; this comes from the coding sequence ATGAGACGAGCGCCTCGTGAAGAGGGCGCCAGATGGCTGCAACAGGCCGTCGAGGATCTGCGGTGGGCCGAGGATCTGGCAGAGCGCGGTGGGTCATATCGCCTGCTTCCTGGCCCAGCAGATCGGCGAAAAGGCCCTCAAGGCGTTCCTTATGGCTATTACATCCCTACCCGATACCCGAACAGCATACCCGACAGCATTCCGGCCCATATCTTCACTCGAGATGCCGCGGGGGAATGA
- a CDS encoding conserved protein of unknown function (Evidence 4 : Homologs of previously reported genes of unknown function) produces MMCGEEVTLVSGRTGLLIGHPGHELRIYGWVERTKPLVLVITDGSGGAKADRTESSRALLEKTGAKVGPIFGRLSDKEAYSAILRKDVGLFTGLAEEAADIYDRAGVTVVVSDAAEGFNPVHDLCRLMADAAVRLMEGRRQARVPVYEFDLVTPQWETQACDAEIRINLTEAEFCRKLEAAQRYKELRGEIKRVLENTAADAFREEIFRPGGRRLGPPGKPFYESFGECRIAEGLYDQVIRRDIHLKPIAEALTGLGRPARG; encoded by the coding sequence ATGATGTGTGGGGAAGAGGTAACATTAGTGAGTGGGCGTACCGGTCTCCTCATTGGGCATCCTGGACATGAACTCCGAATTTACGGGTGGGTGGAGAGGACAAAGCCACTGGTTCTCGTCATCACGGACGGATCCGGTGGGGCCAAGGCAGATCGGACGGAGTCAAGTCGCGCCCTGCTGGAGAAAACCGGGGCCAAAGTCGGACCGATCTTCGGGCGGCTTTCCGATAAGGAGGCATATAGCGCCATTCTTCGGAAAGATGTGGGGTTGTTCACAGGCCTTGCGGAGGAGGCAGCCGACATCTATGATCGTGCGGGAGTCACTGTGGTGGTAAGCGATGCGGCGGAAGGATTCAACCCGGTCCACGATCTGTGTCGGCTTATGGCTGATGCGGCGGTACGGCTTATGGAGGGGCGACGGCAGGCTAGGGTTCCAGTGTATGAATTCGATCTGGTCACCCCTCAATGGGAGACTCAGGCATGTGATGCAGAGATCAGAATCAATCTCACAGAAGCTGAGTTTTGCAGAAAACTTGAGGCCGCTCAGCGATACAAGGAGCTGCGCGGGGAGATCAAACGGGTACTGGAGAATACCGCTGCGGATGCCTTTCGAGAAGAGATCTTCAGGCCTGGCGGTCGCCGGCTGGGGCCTCCGGGTAAGCCGTTCTATGAGAGCTTTGGCGAGTGTCGTATTGCCGAGGGACTGTATGATCAGGTCATCAGGCGTGACATTCACTTAAAGCCAATTGCCGAGGCTCTGACAGGATTAGGACGGCCGGCGAGAGGGTAG
- a CDS encoding putative Sulfotransferase domain superfamily (Evidence 3 : Function proposed based on presence of conserved amino acid motif, structural feature or limited homology), with protein sequence MPIIVGAPRSGTTLLRLMLDAHTDLAIPPETGFLATDQTFLHRLSRQEFADFIEQFPPGVPGWQDFCIPFPVWREALEAIEPFSPVNAFRTFYRLYAARFSKMRWGDKTPSYVFCMRQIKEMLPKSRFIHLIRDGRDVALSWRKTWFAPGQDMKTLASHWKQSVSAGLDSRKDGSHYLEIRYEELIQDTVSVLQRICDYISLDWQPAMLNYFANSPARLAEHAERRRDDGTVLVSREQRLEQQRLTTRPPISERVLAWRVTLTPSEREEFASVAGDLLDTLGYEP encoded by the coding sequence ATGCCGATCATCGTTGGCGCGCCGCGTTCCGGAACGACGCTGTTACGCCTGATGCTCGATGCCCATACGGACCTTGCCATCCCGCCGGAAACAGGTTTTCTGGCGACCGATCAGACGTTCCTGCACCGCCTCTCTCGGCAGGAGTTCGCCGACTTCATCGAACAGTTTCCACCAGGCGTTCCCGGTTGGCAGGATTTCTGCATCCCGTTCCCCGTGTGGCGCGAAGCGCTCGAAGCCATCGAACCCTTTTCGCCCGTGAACGCCTTCAGGACTTTTTATCGGCTGTACGCGGCCCGTTTTTCGAAAATGCGCTGGGGGGACAAGACGCCCAGCTACGTATTTTGCATGAGGCAGATCAAGGAGATGCTTCCGAAATCCCGTTTTATCCACTTGATTCGCGATGGGAGGGACGTTGCGCTGTCGTGGCGAAAGACCTGGTTCGCTCCCGGGCAGGACATGAAAACGCTGGCAAGCCACTGGAAGCAGTCGGTGTCGGCAGGTCTGGACAGCCGGAAGGACGGGAGCCATTATCTTGAGATCCGTTACGAGGAACTGATTCAAGATACGGTGTCGGTGCTGCAACGCATTTGTGATTACATTTCGCTCGATTGGCAGCCGGCAATGCTGAACTACTTCGCGAATAGCCCGGCGCGCCTGGCGGAGCATGCGGAGCGGCGGCGTGACGATGGTACGGTGCTTGTCAGCAGAGAACAACGACTTGAACAACAACGCCTGACGACACGCCCGCCGATCTCGGAGCGCGTACTGGCCTGGCGCGTCACGCTCACACCGTCTGAGCGCGAGGAGTTTGCGAGTGTTGCGGGCGATCTGCTGGATACTTTGGGATACGAACCATGA
- a CDS encoding protein of unknown function (Evidence 5 : No homology to any previously reported sequences), producing MSRPLTVLLTNLFLSGRSGTEIQTRNIALELLRQGHRPLVHTPALGPIAAELRNASIPVVTDLNDITRPIDIVHGHHLPTTVAAMARFPETPAIFVCHDFTAWYDSPPQFPAIRRYVAVDETVYDRLTLESGIPTDKVCVLLNAVDINRFAPKESLPPQPRRALAFAKNQGHIAVIQAACAQRGIRLDVIGYSVGRIVDEPEQIIQGYDVVFSSALSAMEAMACGRAVVVCDGRGLAGMCDVQRFADWRRLNFGLRTLRQPLTLQAIGTEIDCYDAAQAAEVTARLRAEGGLAAYVERLTLLYREAMEEQRRTPHSAHDLSRAIVTYLQDWYPNDAGPRSWLRERRVLLDTIDDLSYGVLCAPLDTPLSFGSGETRRWWWRIRGFSIPEDWGTWTDGSPAIAMFRVGQACELHAEFAMHPFVPDKSREISVDVTVNGLLLDTWVFRGPDSIESRMRCVRIPEEVIGEDGAIWLAFTIKNSRSPKQLGLSDLDPRSLGIGLREVTLRAWNASMTAKCCVH from the coding sequence ATGAGCCGGCCGCTAACGGTATTGCTCACCAACCTCTTTCTGAGTGGTCGCTCCGGAACCGAGATCCAGACGCGGAACATTGCGCTTGAGTTGCTTCGGCAGGGACATCGACCGCTGGTCCACACGCCCGCGCTCGGGCCGATCGCGGCGGAACTCAGGAACGCATCGATCCCCGTGGTGACGGATCTGAACGATATCACTCGGCCAATCGACATCGTGCATGGCCATCACTTGCCGACGACGGTGGCCGCGATGGCACGCTTTCCGGAGACTCCTGCCATTTTCGTCTGTCATGACTTTACTGCGTGGTACGATTCTCCGCCTCAATTCCCAGCGATTCGTCGCTATGTGGCCGTCGATGAAACCGTGTACGACCGACTGACTCTTGAAAGCGGCATTCCGACGGACAAGGTGTGCGTCCTGTTGAATGCTGTGGATATCAATCGTTTTGCGCCCAAGGAGTCGCTCCCGCCGCAACCTCGACGCGCCCTCGCGTTCGCCAAGAACCAGGGGCACATCGCCGTGATACAAGCGGCCTGCGCGCAACGGGGTATTCGTCTCGATGTGATCGGCTACTCGGTTGGCCGCATCGTCGACGAGCCGGAGCAGATCATTCAGGGCTACGACGTTGTCTTCAGCTCGGCGCTGTCGGCAATGGAGGCGATGGCGTGCGGCCGGGCAGTAGTGGTCTGCGATGGCCGCGGACTGGCGGGGATGTGCGACGTACAAAGATTTGCCGACTGGCGCCGGTTGAACTTCGGTTTGCGCACGCTGCGCCAGCCCCTGACGCTACAGGCGATCGGAACCGAGATCGACTGCTACGACGCAGCACAGGCAGCCGAAGTCACCGCGCGACTGCGAGCGGAGGGCGGCTTGGCCGCGTATGTTGAACGGTTGACGCTGCTGTACCGGGAAGCGATGGAAGAGCAGCGCCGGACGCCGCATTCAGCGCATGATCTTTCGCGGGCCATAGTCACGTACCTGCAGGATTGGTATCCCAATGACGCAGGCCCACGGTCTTGGCTGCGCGAACGCCGCGTACTCCTGGACACAATCGATGATCTATCGTATGGAGTACTGTGTGCGCCGCTGGACACGCCCTTGAGTTTCGGCAGCGGAGAAACTCGCCGCTGGTGGTGGAGAATACGCGGATTTTCGATCCCTGAAGACTGGGGAACCTGGACCGACGGGAGTCCGGCCATTGCCATGTTTCGGGTCGGCCAAGCCTGTGAACTGCACGCGGAATTCGCCATGCATCCGTTTGTGCCCGATAAAAGCCGCGAAATATCGGTAGATGTTACGGTCAATGGTCTGCTGCTGGATACCTGGGTCTTCCGCGGACCCGACAGTATCGAGTCGCGAATGCGTTGCGTGCGCATTCCCGAGGAGGTCATCGGCGAGGACGGCGCAATCTGGTTGGCGTTTACCATCAAGAACTCTCGCTCACCAAAGCAGCTCGGCTTGTCGGACCTGGATCCGCGTTCGCTCGGAATCGGATTGCGTGAGGTGACGCTGCGAGCGTGGAATGCGTCCATGACCGCGAAATGTTGTGTGCATTAA
- a CDS encoding protein of unknown function (Evidence 5 : No homology to any previously reported sequences), with translation MTDPLPDELSEAERARRALIQWSLDKSHVRLGNMARWHKGTTYRRMPDKTQLSAMGMDALGDGWLPAEPLITPETRVLAIGSCFARYFILWLAEHGFNKAAPQSPYNALLRFGSDFVSPAVVAQQFRWAFDELDDKDVLWIGKDKNIFEATEERRQLVRDTLLGTEVLLLTLGLSEVWYDRVTGEPLWRALTEDQFDPERHIFRVETMAQTLHYLETIERLRAQHVPNMTIIYTVSPIRLAATFRPVSALTASSASKAIVRAALDEFLRNHQDGLHRNLFYFPSYELVTEYFVDPYEHDNRHISSTVAAGIIRYFVAHYCSADMIERSGRSLNDLEGAGQDLERFIQQSRIAGTDPRSGELLARIAELEGKVVDLQKICDERQEVIVGLDQAARERLDLIHRLDAEVKRIQGR, from the coding sequence ATGACTGACCCATTGCCAGACGAGCTATCGGAAGCCGAACGGGCCCGGCGCGCCTTGATCCAATGGTCTCTGGACAAGAGCCACGTGAGACTCGGTAATATGGCCCGCTGGCACAAAGGGACGACTTATCGTCGCATGCCAGACAAGACACAACTAAGCGCCATGGGCATGGATGCGCTGGGCGACGGCTGGTTGCCGGCCGAACCGCTGATTACCCCGGAGACGCGCGTGCTGGCGATCGGCAGTTGCTTCGCGCGATATTTTATCCTCTGGCTTGCAGAACACGGCTTCAACAAAGCGGCCCCACAGTCGCCCTACAATGCGTTGCTGCGGTTTGGCTCCGATTTTGTAAGCCCCGCCGTGGTTGCTCAGCAATTCCGCTGGGCGTTCGACGAACTGGATGACAAGGACGTTCTTTGGATCGGCAAGGATAAGAATATATTTGAGGCGACCGAGGAGCGGCGCCAACTGGTGCGGGATACCTTGTTAGGGACCGAGGTTCTGCTTCTCACCTTGGGGCTGTCGGAGGTCTGGTACGACCGTGTTACAGGCGAACCCTTGTGGCGGGCGCTTACGGAGGATCAGTTCGATCCCGAGCGCCATATCTTCCGGGTAGAGACGATGGCGCAAACGCTGCATTATTTGGAGACGATCGAGCGCTTGCGCGCGCAACACGTCCCAAACATGACGATCATATATACCGTCTCGCCGATTCGTCTCGCGGCGACGTTTCGGCCGGTATCCGCGTTGACCGCTAGCAGCGCCTCGAAGGCGATTGTGCGCGCGGCCCTGGACGAATTTCTGCGCAATCACCAGGACGGCTTACACCGAAACCTGTTCTATTTTCCGAGCTACGAACTCGTGACCGAATATTTTGTCGACCCCTACGAACATGATAATCGTCACATTTCGTCTACAGTGGCGGCAGGCATCATCCGTTACTTTGTCGCACACTACTGTTCGGCTGACATGATCGAGCGTTCCGGGCGATCTTTGAATGATCTTGAGGGTGCAGGGCAGGATCTGGAGCGGTTCATTCAACAATCAAGAATTGCTGGTACCGACCCGCGGTCTGGCGAACTACTGGCTCGCATCGCCGAATTAGAGGGTAAGGTGGTCGACCTGCAGAAAATCTGCGATGAGCGGCAGGAAGTCATCGTGGGTCTCGATCAGGCGGCGCGGGAACGGCTGGATCTCATTCACCGTCTCGACGCCGAGGTCAAGCGGATTCAAGGGCGGTGA
- a CDS encoding protein of unknown function (Evidence 5 : No homology to any previously reported sequences) yields MSPEFMSVEFPWSVARDAGVDIALKKPWLVGSNHHFLRFDFYPLLSPSHPSRHLAYFDLPLADLGGQNLRATLSGKVLIVSDAIRSHAVGAVWLGSLPFAGYCRLTVSLWSTEGNAPRQIEAIISGPMILSRDADMPLERIMVAITQRCNLSCQMCTRQQGADFDQTDIPSDVLAALLDAASESVYVGLQGLGEPLMHRGLSGIVRSFRARIPSVGRIALTTNGTALTRDRSAQLIAEGLNSITVSMDGATKASYEARRTGADFDLVIRNIAAAASCVRTSGRDDVWIAANYIMDPGNLAEVPDFVRLAASLGLCAVSFFHGRLYPDMRLAPLDVHELSKIRVEAQRVGVDTGVNVRFARSRSTPPPQCPFMNSAYLWLTGEVVACDRMEPPGRPWPTRIFGNVRESPLAEIWNRPEYRAFRQGVLSENLPDECRGCTFCDSVVC; encoded by the coding sequence ATGAGCCCCGAGTTCATGTCAGTCGAGTTTCCGTGGAGCGTCGCACGGGATGCGGGGGTCGACATCGCGCTCAAGAAACCGTGGCTCGTCGGATCCAACCACCACTTTCTGCGTTTCGACTTCTACCCGCTTTTGTCCCCGTCGCACCCGAGCCGGCATCTGGCCTACTTCGACCTGCCTTTGGCAGACCTGGGCGGCCAGAACCTCCGGGCGACCTTGTCGGGGAAGGTGTTGATTGTCAGCGACGCGATCCGATCGCACGCGGTCGGCGCAGTGTGGCTCGGGTCCCTGCCCTTCGCCGGCTACTGTCGGCTGACAGTGTCTCTCTGGAGCACTGAAGGTAACGCGCCCCGACAGATCGAGGCGATCATATCGGGGCCCATGATACTGTCCAGAGACGCGGACATGCCCTTGGAACGGATCATGGTGGCCATCACCCAGCGTTGCAACCTGAGTTGCCAGATGTGCACGCGGCAACAGGGAGCCGATTTCGATCAGACCGACATCCCATCCGATGTCCTGGCGGCGCTGCTCGATGCGGCGTCCGAGTCGGTCTACGTCGGCCTGCAGGGGTTGGGCGAACCGCTTATGCACCGCGGTCTGTCCGGAATCGTCAGATCATTTCGCGCCCGGATACCCTCCGTCGGTCGTATCGCGCTCACCACCAACGGCACGGCATTGACCCGCGACCGCTCGGCACAACTGATTGCGGAAGGGCTGAACAGCATTACCGTGTCGATGGACGGCGCGACAAAGGCGAGCTATGAAGCGCGTCGAACCGGCGCCGACTTCGATCTGGTGATCAGGAATATTGCTGCTGCCGCCTCCTGCGTCCGAACGAGCGGCCGAGACGACGTCTGGATTGCCGCCAACTACATCATGGATCCGGGCAATCTGGCCGAGGTACCAGACTTCGTGCGACTCGCGGCCTCTCTCGGCCTGTGTGCGGTAAGTTTTTTCCACGGCCGCCTATATCCCGACATGCGGCTTGCCCCGCTGGATGTGCACGAGCTTTCTAAAATTCGGGTCGAAGCCCAGCGGGTCGGCGTGGACACCGGTGTAAATGTTCGCTTCGCGCGCTCCCGATCGACGCCGCCACCGCAGTGCCCGTTCATGAACAGCGCCTATCTGTGGCTCACCGGCGAAGTCGTCGCCTGCGATCGAATGGAACCGCCCGGTCGACCATGGCCGACCCGTATCTTTGGCAACGTCCGCGAATCGCCGCTCGCTGAGATCTGGAACCGTCCCGAGTACCGGGCGTTCCGACAGGGAGTACTTTCGGAAAACCTGCCAGACGAATGCCGCGGCTGCACCTTCTGCGACAGTGTGGTCTGTTGA
- a CDS encoding protein of unknown function (Evidence 5 : No homology to any previously reported sequences), translated as MLPELYHYRFDEIPEERLIGFHALEQWKEESFRWSGPVATVRASLLKASYEVRIDTRSLRRAPVPLCLGVFFNRYELPASSVRFKDGVVSFLIQPSLFVDGLGQGLILTCNPVRPLEFGVPDHRDLGLPIFSIVFQQVDEEIEDGSHAASQERRM; from the coding sequence GTGCTGCCCGAGCTATACCACTACAGGTTCGACGAGATTCCTGAGGAACGGCTCATCGGCTTTCACGCCTTGGAACAATGGAAGGAGGAATCGTTTCGCTGGTCCGGCCCGGTGGCGACGGTTCGTGCGAGTCTCCTGAAGGCCTCGTACGAGGTCCGGATCGATACCCGATCCCTGCGAAGGGCTCCTGTCCCGCTCTGTCTTGGTGTGTTCTTTAACCGTTACGAGCTACCCGCGTCATCCGTTCGGTTCAAAGACGGCGTCGTATCGTTTTTGATTCAACCGTCTCTGTTTGTGGACGGTCTCGGGCAAGGACTGATCCTGACCTGCAATCCCGTGCGGCCATTGGAGTTCGGGGTACCGGATCATCGCGATCTGGGTCTGCCGATCTTCTCGATCGTTTTTCAGCAAGTCGACGAGGAAATCGAGGATGGCAGCCACGCGGCAAGTCAAGAACGTCGTATGTGA
- a CDS encoding protein of unknown function (Evidence 5 : No homology to any previously reported sequences), with protein MVHLIAKLVGFTGTITWDTTKPDGQPRRCLDTSRAEREFGFKARMPLEEGLRKTIERYKQTQLVTEYSFTGATPCVEGP; from the coding sequence TTGGTCCACCTGATTGCCAAGCTGGTCGGCTTTACCGGGACCATCACCTGGGACACGACCAAGCCGGACGGCCAGCCGCGCCGCTGCCTGGATACGTCCAGGGCCGAACGCGAGTTCGGCTTCAAGGCCCGGATGCCTCTCGAAGAGGGACTCCGCAAAACGATCGAGCGGTACAAACAGACCCAACTTGTGACCGAATACAGCTTCACGGGAGCCACGCCGTGTGTAGAGGGACCATGA